From the genome of Bicyclus anynana chromosome 20, ilBicAnyn1.1, whole genome shotgun sequence, one region includes:
- the LOC112046749 gene encoding alpha-N-acetylgalactosaminidase isoform X1 yields MMIILLVLALLPFTTALQNGLALTPPMGWLTWQRFRCITNCQKYPSECISEDLIKRTADIMLSEGYLDAGYNYVGIDDCWLEKTRDKRNRLVPDRERFPNGMKAIGDYLHNKGFKFALYQDYGNKTCMGYPGVLGYEAIDVQTFAEWDVDYIKLDGCYVDISKMDTGYPYFGKLMNESGRPMVYSCSWPAYQKKPDYDSIAEHCNLWRNWDDIQDSWSSLSSIMTWFAENQDTIAQYAGPGRWNDPDMLIIGNFGLSLDQAKVQMAIWSILAAPLFMSVDLATIRPEFKEILLNRDIIAIDQDSLGKQGLRVWNKSMTEIWSRELSDGSYAVAFVNRRDDGTPTVMKASFEVMNLPEQTYKVQDLYKEDEDRFFGPDGEFYTRVNPSGVKYFKFVPKISNDVEEKTYFTSRI; encoded by the exons ATG aTGATAATATTGTTAGTTTTGGCATTGTTGCCATTCACCACGGCTCTTCAGAATGGGTTGGCGCTCACGCCGCCCATGGGTTGGCTGACCTGGCAGAGGTTCCGATGCATCACGAATTGTCAGAAATACCCTAGTGAATGCATAAG cgAGGATCTTATAAAGCGTACAGCAGACATAATGCTGAGCGAAGGTTACTTAGACGCTGGGTACAATTACGTAGGTATCGACGATTGCTGGCTGGAGAAGACACGCGACAAGAGGAACAGGCTAGTCCCCGACCGGGAACGATTCCCCAACGGTATGAAAGCTATCGGAGATTAT CTTCATAACAAAGGTTTTAAGTTCGCTCTATACCAGGATTACGGTAATAAGACCTGTATGGGTTACCCCGGAGTTCTTGGTTACGAGGCAATTgacgtacaaactttcgcagaGTGGGATGTTGATTATATAAAACTTGACGGATGCTACGTTGATATTTCTAAAATGGATACGG GATATCCATATTTCGGAAAACTTATGAACGAATCCGGTCGTCCGATGGTATATTCTTGCAGTTGGCCTGCTTATCAGAAAAAG CCGGACTACGACTCGATCGCAGAGCATTGCAATTTGTGGCGGAACTGGGACGACATACAGGACTCCTGGAGCTCTCTCTCGTCTATCATGACCTGGTTTGCTGAGAACCAAGACACAATTGCTCAATACGCTGGCCCGGGGAGATGGAATGACCCAGACATG TTGATCATAGGCAATTTCGGATTATCATTGGACCAGGCGAAAGTGCAAATGGCTATTTGGTCAATACTGGCCGCCCCTCTATTCATGAGCGTTGATCTGGCAACCATTCGACCGGAGTTCAAGGAGATTTTGCTGAACCGGGATATTATTGCCATAGACCAGGACTCGCTTGGCAAACAGGGGCTGAGGGTGTGGAATAAATCGATGACTGAG ATATGGAGCAGAGAGCTATCAGACGGCTCGTATGCGGTGGCTTTTGTGAACAGACGCGATGACGGCACACCCACCGTTATGAAGGCTTCTTTTGAAGTTATGAATTTACCAGAACAGACGTATAAAGTACAG GATCTGTATAAAGAAGACGAGGACAGGTTTTTCGGACCAGATGGAGAGTTCTATACACGAGTGAATCCGTCAG gtGTAAAATACTTTAAGTTCGTACCAAAGATATCAAATGACGTTGAAGAAAAAACCTACTTCACAAGCAGAATCTAA
- the LOC112046749 gene encoding alpha-N-acetylgalactosaminidase isoform X2: MIILLVLALLPFTTALQNGLALTPPMGWLTWQRFRCITNCQKYPSECISEDLIKRTADIMLSEGYLDAGYNYVGIDDCWLEKTRDKRNRLVPDRERFPNGMKAIGDYLHNKGFKFALYQDYGNKTCMGYPGVLGYEAIDVQTFAEWDVDYIKLDGCYVDISKMDTGYPYFGKLMNESGRPMVYSCSWPAYQKKPDYDSIAEHCNLWRNWDDIQDSWSSLSSIMTWFAENQDTIAQYAGPGRWNDPDMLIIGNFGLSLDQAKVQMAIWSILAAPLFMSVDLATIRPEFKEILLNRDIIAIDQDSLGKQGLRVWNKSMTEIWSRELSDGSYAVAFVNRRDDGTPTVMKASFEVMNLPEQTYKVQDLYKEDEDRFFGPDGEFYTRVNPSGVKYFKFVPKISNDVEEKTYFTSRI, translated from the exons aTGATAATATTGTTAGTTTTGGCATTGTTGCCATTCACCACGGCTCTTCAGAATGGGTTGGCGCTCACGCCGCCCATGGGTTGGCTGACCTGGCAGAGGTTCCGATGCATCACGAATTGTCAGAAATACCCTAGTGAATGCATAAG cgAGGATCTTATAAAGCGTACAGCAGACATAATGCTGAGCGAAGGTTACTTAGACGCTGGGTACAATTACGTAGGTATCGACGATTGCTGGCTGGAGAAGACACGCGACAAGAGGAACAGGCTAGTCCCCGACCGGGAACGATTCCCCAACGGTATGAAAGCTATCGGAGATTAT CTTCATAACAAAGGTTTTAAGTTCGCTCTATACCAGGATTACGGTAATAAGACCTGTATGGGTTACCCCGGAGTTCTTGGTTACGAGGCAATTgacgtacaaactttcgcagaGTGGGATGTTGATTATATAAAACTTGACGGATGCTACGTTGATATTTCTAAAATGGATACGG GATATCCATATTTCGGAAAACTTATGAACGAATCCGGTCGTCCGATGGTATATTCTTGCAGTTGGCCTGCTTATCAGAAAAAG CCGGACTACGACTCGATCGCAGAGCATTGCAATTTGTGGCGGAACTGGGACGACATACAGGACTCCTGGAGCTCTCTCTCGTCTATCATGACCTGGTTTGCTGAGAACCAAGACACAATTGCTCAATACGCTGGCCCGGGGAGATGGAATGACCCAGACATG TTGATCATAGGCAATTTCGGATTATCATTGGACCAGGCGAAAGTGCAAATGGCTATTTGGTCAATACTGGCCGCCCCTCTATTCATGAGCGTTGATCTGGCAACCATTCGACCGGAGTTCAAGGAGATTTTGCTGAACCGGGATATTATTGCCATAGACCAGGACTCGCTTGGCAAACAGGGGCTGAGGGTGTGGAATAAATCGATGACTGAG ATATGGAGCAGAGAGCTATCAGACGGCTCGTATGCGGTGGCTTTTGTGAACAGACGCGATGACGGCACACCCACCGTTATGAAGGCTTCTTTTGAAGTTATGAATTTACCAGAACAGACGTATAAAGTACAG GATCTGTATAAAGAAGACGAGGACAGGTTTTTCGGACCAGATGGAGAGTTCTATACACGAGTGAATCCGTCAG gtGTAAAATACTTTAAGTTCGTACCAAAGATATCAAATGACGTTGAAGAAAAAACCTACTTCACAAGCAGAATCTAA